The window GCCAGTCAGCATCTGAGCGGTGGGGAATGGCTTCGCCGTACCATGCAGCAGGACCGGAAGTACAGACCCTGGCTGCTGACAGATGCAGGAAGTGTTTTTGTGCTGAGGGCAGCTCCCGGTGTAGAGTCTGGCTCAGCTGGCAAGCATGTACAGCAATGGTTACGTCATGGCCTGCCTCTGAAGGGTGATGTGCGGAAATATTACGACTTGGACCGGGAGGGGATGGAGCCTTGGCAATGTTGCCCTTATCTGCCCGAGGGCGGCTATGGGGAAATTGCTGTGAACTTGGATGTTCACACCGAAAGATACCTGGCCGAGCACTATGACTTCATTGAGACCATTGAGAGTACTGACACCTTGACAGAGGAGGTCGAGCATGCGTAATCAGAAGAAATATTCTTTTCACCCGCGTTGGAAGATGACGCTTAAGCTGCGCACGACCTCACCCTTGCATGTCGGGAATGGCGAGGAGACTCATCGGGACGAGCTGACAGTAAAGGATGAGGAAAAAGAGCAGCAAGATCGCCCCGAATCAGTTGAGCCGAGAAAGGCTGATATTACTGCCTGTATCAAGGACGGTAAGGGAAAACCCTTTATTCCAGGTTCCACCTTTAAAGGTGTCCTCAGGCAATGGCTGGAGCAGCATCTGATTCGTGATGCAGCAGCATTTGCACTCTGCCAGAAGATGCTCGGGCATGGGAGGGGAAATGGCGCAGACAGTACAGAGACGGAGCAGGGCGGGACGGCTGAGTTTCTTGCTGGAATCCTGACTGCACCGATTACTTTTAGTGATCAGGAAATAGCGCCTTCTTACTGGGATCCAGAAACCCAGACCTCGGTGGAAACCGCTATAGCTGTTGATCGGGTAACCCGAACAGCAGCAGATAAAAAACTCTTTTATCGGGAGGTGGTTCCTGCCGGTGCAGGCTTCACCCTGACCGTGGCGGGGACCATGCCCCGTGAGCAGGCCGCTTTGCTCGCTGCGGCTTTGCAGGCCGGGTTCACTGCTGCTCAGCCCATCAGCTTTGGTGGGGATACTGCCAACGGCGGCGGCCGGATGCAGTTTGAGGACTTGCAGGTCTCCTGTCTGGATAGGGAGGAAATAGCACAATGGCTGACCCGGCAGGATGGCATAATGGCAGAAGAGGCCATGCGTCCTTTCTCCAGGGAGGAACGAGCTGCCCTCTGTGCAGAGGGGGATAAATGGCTGAGGCCCGGAGGCAGGGCGGCCTCACGGGTGACCATCAATCTGCGTTTTGCCGGGCCGTTCCTGGTTAATGATCCCTCTCGCTGCCAAGGCAAAACCTCTGGCGGAGTCAAAAGACCTGATCATTTCCCTTTGCAGGACAGGGACGGCAACCCGATCTTGCCTGCCAAATCAGTGCGAGGAGCTTTGCGTAGTCAGGCCGAGAAAATCATCCGTAGCCTGGGTGGTTCCTGCTGCGACCCTGCACGGCCCTGTTCTCCGGTGTATTCCAAGACAGATGTGCAACGGCTTTGTTCAGCCTGTCGTCTTTTCGGGAATACCGGTTGGCAAAGCCGGGTAAAAATTAGCGAAATTGTTTTTCAGGACAGTCAATTATCCCCGGAGGGGAACTTACTCCATAAGCAGGACTTTGTTGCCATAGATCGGTTCCACGGCGGCAGTCGGGACACGGCAAAATTTGATGCCACCTCTTTTCAGCAACCTGCCTTTACCGTCATCCTGGAGTTAGACCCGGATCTTGACGAGGCCGCAAAGGGGCTGCTTGCTTTGACCCTTCGGGATTTTGAGGAGGGTGATATCAGTTTGGGCCTTGGGCGGTCCAAGGGCTATGGCAGGATTCTGGCAGAGGAAACCACGATAACAGGTGGGGAAATTCTTGCCGCAGAAGAAAACCTGGCAGCCTTTCGGGCGCAGATAACCACCGGGAATGAGGAGAGTCAGCCAGAGTCTTGTCTTTCCCGGAACGAACCGGAGACAGCCTCTGCGGTTGTTTTGTCTGCTGAGAAACCGGGGAAACAGGGCGCGGCAAGGGGGCAGGCGCAAAGTGATGGTCCGGTTTTTCATAACCCTTATCATTTTATTCCGGTTACCCCACCGAAAACAGCAACCTGGCTTGCCAAAGAAAATTTTGGCTCAGCGATGCATGACTCCCATGCCGTGTACCGTGCTGAGGATGCAGCAGAAAAGAAGATCCTGCACGGCAGGGTCAGGTGTACCTTAACCTCGACGACTCCGTTGTTTATCGGGGGCAAACGGGACGAGAATGCAGGCAATCCTAAACCCATTGCCCATTTTCAGATAGATGGTGATCCGGCTATTCCCGCGACCAGTCTGCGGGGAATGCTCTCTTCTCTGGTTGAGGCAGCGAGTAACTCGTCCTTGCGGGTTTTAGATGACGCCATGATGTCCTGTCGTCATAAGATAGGGGAGGACAGCCTTTCCGCCATCGGGATGATCGTTATTCATGAAGGACAGCATTTTCTTTATCCGTTCGCATTGCCGATTTTTGATCAGAGAGACAAAACTTCCTTGAGTACATACAAGGCTATGTTTCCTGCCGGTGATAAAGGGCCACTCAAGGTTTACCTGGAAAATGCCCACCGGCATGGAGCAATGGGAGGATTTATAGCAGGCGCACAGAGCTGGAATCTCCGCCATCCGCAGATCTATTACCTGCCTGAGTCTTCCAAAGGAGAGCTGAAAACCGCAGGCAGTCGGGTGCTGGGGCGTAGGTATGCTGGCCTTGTCCCGACAACAACCAGGACGGCTGCCACAGACCAACCCGGTATTCTCCGTATTCTCGGAACGCAGGGGCGTGCAGACATACCAGCAACCAAGAAACATGAACTCTTTTTGCCTGTACCGGATGCCTTTGCTGCTGATCCACGGGCTTTTATCAGTGATCTCAAAAGGGCGAAGGACGAACTCTTTGCCATTCCCCCCGAAGTTGTTGCCACCTTTGAAGAGCTCGCAGATCAGCGAACCCGCCCCCAGATTAAACATCCTGCCGGAATTACTCCAACCCAGTGGTTACCCTATCACCTCCAGGGATGCTCCCGCAATGATGGGCGGTCTGCTCAAATTGAGCCTGAACAGCTGCGCTTACAGGAAGGTGATCTGGTCTATTTCCGTCCTTTCCCCAATTCTGCCCGCCAGGTCGCCGAGATTTCCTTTTCCTCAATCTGGCGGAGCCGGGTCCAGAAGAAGGTGCATAAATTTTTTCATGAGGAACTCCTGCCGTTCAACAAAGATCGAAAACATATCTCACCTGCTGAGTTACTTTTTGGCTTTGTCCAGCAGGAAAAAGGCGGCGACCAGCTTGCCTTTGCAGGAAAAACCGTGTGTTCGTCAGCCCGATTACAGGTGGGGCAGAGTGACCCTTTTACGGAGAAGGAAGTTACCCTGAAGATCCTTTCCAGTCCCAAGCTGCCCAGTCCGGCTTTATATTTTGATGGCCCCGGCTACGTGGCAAAACATGCCATGCAGAACAGCAGTATCCGGCCCCAAGGACGGAAACAGTATCTCCATGCCTTGCCCAATGCCGCTGACCCGCAGGGCGTAAAGAAAATCTCCCTAACTGGCACGCCCACCAAGGATGGCCCTTATCCCTGGGAAAGCAGGCATGAGAAGGAGTTTGAAAACCAGAAGGTACGCATTCGGCCTTTACGCAAAGGTGTCCAGTTTGGTTTTACGGTGGATT is drawn from Candidatus Electrothrix aestuarii and contains these coding sequences:
- a CDS encoding TIGR03986 family CRISPR-associated RAMP protein gives rise to the protein MRNQKKYSFHPRWKMTLKLRTTSPLHVGNGEETHRDELTVKDEEKEQQDRPESVEPRKADITACIKDGKGKPFIPGSTFKGVLRQWLEQHLIRDAAAFALCQKMLGHGRGNGADSTETEQGGTAEFLAGILTAPITFSDQEIAPSYWDPETQTSVETAIAVDRVTRTAADKKLFYREVVPAGAGFTLTVAGTMPREQAALLAAALQAGFTAAQPISFGGDTANGGGRMQFEDLQVSCLDREEIAQWLTRQDGIMAEEAMRPFSREERAALCAEGDKWLRPGGRAASRVTINLRFAGPFLVNDPSRCQGKTSGGVKRPDHFPLQDRDGNPILPAKSVRGALRSQAEKIIRSLGGSCCDPARPCSPVYSKTDVQRLCSACRLFGNTGWQSRVKISEIVFQDSQLSPEGNLLHKQDFVAIDRFHGGSRDTAKFDATSFQQPAFTVILELDPDLDEAAKGLLALTLRDFEEGDISLGLGRSKGYGRILAEETTITGGEILAAEENLAAFRAQITTGNEESQPESCLSRNEPETASAVVLSAEKPGKQGAARGQAQSDGPVFHNPYHFIPVTPPKTATWLAKENFGSAMHDSHAVYRAEDAAEKKILHGRVRCTLTSTTPLFIGGKRDENAGNPKPIAHFQIDGDPAIPATSLRGMLSSLVEAASNSSLRVLDDAMMSCRHKIGEDSLSAIGMIVIHEGQHFLYPFALPIFDQRDKTSLSTYKAMFPAGDKGPLKVYLENAHRHGAMGGFIAGAQSWNLRHPQIYYLPESSKGELKTAGSRVLGRRYAGLVPTTTRTAATDQPGILRILGTQGRADIPATKKHELFLPVPDAFAADPRAFISDLKRAKDELFAIPPEVVATFEELADQRTRPQIKHPAGITPTQWLPYHLQGCSRNDGRSAQIEPEQLRLQEGDLVYFRPFPNSARQVAEISFSSIWRSRVQKKVHKFFHEELLPFNKDRKHISPAELLFGFVQQEKGGDQLAFAGKTVCSSARLQVGQSDPFTEKEVTLKILSSPKLPSPALYFDGPGYVAKHAMQNSSIRPQGRKQYLHALPNAADPQGVKKISLTGTPTKDGPYPWESRHEKEFENQKVRIRPLRKGVQFGFTVDFENCTEWELGLLLYALRPTEAYQHKIGMGKPLGLGSVQIDIEGVDLIDRKKRYAEDSLDAARYTEVSDQEALSAWRTRFADSMDPEIRHALELLGDPAKVLAPVHYPQVQGADIEKETFKWFVANDRKGTQGAEHLVPLSRSGDSLPTLHRQRE